The nucleotide sequence CATTTTTCATCACAAGTTTCCCAATCACCTGTATTATACCTGTTGCATAAATCAAACATAAGTAGCAATATCTATAAAACTCAGCTACTGTCATTATGTAGATATTAGAAAACAAACACATTTTATGGACACTAAGCGCTAATGTTGTAGAGTGCTAGTGTGCAAACAAACAAACCAGAAAAACCACCCAATTCAAAATAATcagataaaaagaaataaagtaaTAATGTATGAATGAGTGGTGAAAGTTAGGGGACAGACTGACACATATTTAACTTcctgaatgatttttttgttgtacaTTATAGATGAGTTGGTATAGCAATGAAGTGCAAACATTACTTCATCTCATCCACACTACAGTATAAAAAAACGTAGGAAAAATGACACATGAATTAAGAAACGTAGttggttttgttgattttataaatattatgacTTACTTTAGTAAATTACCTTCACCCATGGTCTGAGAAAGGGAATTATACGAGTAAATAAATGATTAGGGGTATAATAGGAAATATAAAACACCTATAGTAATGTAGATGAATGATCGCTTGTCTCATTGTAAAATCCAAGATAGTGGCACTTAACAACGGTAGATAATGCAGGAAAAAATCATTTAGAATGCCATGTCACAGGGCTTTAATAATTTCTAGACAAAtcatgaattgagatgaatagTACAAGATAATAGTTACCGTGGATTACACCCATATGGCGGGAAAGATTGGTGAGAATGATTCCTGGATGAAGAGAATTCACAATGATATCCACCCCATCATCCTGATCAAGATGTAACAAGTAATGttatatatatcaaaacaaaGAGTCACTTTTACACACAAAACAAAGAACTAGCATACCTTGAGGCGTCTTGCAAGCTCATTGGCATGTAAAATGTTAGCAAGCTTTGACTGTCCATATGCACTCTGTTTGTTATAACTGTATACAAGGAAGCAAACATATTTACAACATTTCCACTCTTAATTTTTCATGCAACCATGGTGAGACAATCGTTTTAACTGTAAACATGGAATCAAATATGCACAGCACCTCCTTTCAACAAGTACTACAAGAATCATGACTCCATCGTTAATTCTAACTGCAACTGAGATGTGCATAGGTATAGTCTACAAGACTAAAACTATATCTATGTGATCAATATCATATCAACAGGTTTTTTGTATACTATTTCTTATCTCGCTTCTCCTCCAAGAATTGCAGAAAACCGAAATACATATTATAATCACAAACTTCATATTGAATACTATTTCTTTCTTATAATCAAACCAATAGTAAAGCCGACTGCCCAAGaataaaattctctattataATTGCTCTCTCTCACACAAGTAATTTCCTCTTCcgtttaaaaacaaaatacaaaataacagTACATCTCGTGATGATTTGAACATAGGTTACCTATTGGTTATTACCTTGATTGGtcattaattttgtcaaaacgGATTCCTTCAGAATATGCAAATGTGTAAGCCTCTCCAGAGACATTAACAATTCTTCCTTCTTTCTTACTTTGGTGTGCTGTTTTTTTCATTGTGTCCAACAAAAGATTTGTCAAGAGAAAATGACCTGCACAATTACATATTGGTTTCATGTTTCAAAGACTCATAACCATTTCTTCCCCtgtagtgtgtgtgtgtgtgtactATCACCGAGTTCTTGATCATCTAGATCAGAAAGAAAGACATTTCATCACAGTTGCTCCCACATAGGAATTCATCTTAGAGTTGAATGGATATGCATTATTAGTGTAAAATAGATTTACACTGACATCCAAATTCCAATTAAAACTCGTAATGTTTCCATGTAAGCACACTTTGTAactgtaatttaaaaataaattgtaaaatgaAGGTATCTCATTGGACGACAgtgtaaaactaatttacacTGCCAGTGCATGTCTccttttctcttcattttattAGAAGAATAAAATATTAGTAAATTTTAAGTGATTGCAATATGAGTcatcaaattaataaaaactCGGCTTGTTGGACCGTAAAATCAAACATATTGCCCACATACCTAAGTGGTTTGTGGCAAACTGTAGTTCAATGTTGTCTTTGGACAGCATGAAAGGGCATGACATGATTCCTGCATTGTTTCTTGCAATTACAAATAAACAAACCAGAAAACATTACTACTACTGCTTTTCCTTGAATGAACATGATCAAGAAAGATAAACTGGAACACTGACACATGGTGAGGGAGAACAAGTAATTAACAACTTCAATAAAAATCAAGAGTCAGAATAAATAGTAGTAAATAAAAGGCAAATCTGCACCTGGGTCTGTTAACTTAATTTAAAGTTTCAAACacgtcttttatctttttttctgtGTCAAGTTAGCCTTTTATCTTTATCCTGTTCAACTAACTTTCATTCTTAGTATACTTCTGTAACAAATTTGTGTCATTGGGAAATATATGATAAAGAATTTTTCACCACTAAACAACAAAATTAGACCCTCGCCGACAACAATGAGGTCACAATCTTATACTAAAACTATAAATGAGTTGATTTTGATAATTAGATATTGTAACTGTTATTACGGTGTAATTTAGATGTTATCTTGATGAATTGAAAACGCAATTTACTTTTTCAAATGGACATGTAAACTTTAAATTAAGTTAGAGGAATCCTAGTGCAGTTTTGCCTAAATAAAGATGGTACAGGGATCCATGTTGGTTCCTTTTCTTACATCAAGATGTTCAATGGAAGACCAGAGGAATTAAATTCTGATGCAAATTTTTTGACAGATTCCAATGAACTGAGATCTAACTCCATGACATCAACTTTAGCCGAGGGAATCTCCTTAAGTATTGCTTCATTGATATCATTAGCAGCAACCTTATTTCGAACAGCCATAATCACATGGACACCACGCAAAGCAAGAACACGCGTAGTCTCAACTCCAATACCACTGGTTGCTCCTGTTAACATGTCATCATATCCATATAATAATTTATCATAGCCAGTTGCAAGAATTTGATGTAAAATCACAcagaatataaacaaataaattttgacTATGAAAATTTCAGCAGCAATAATCTTGAAGTTAAATTATAGAGTCAACTATAAAAATCGTTAAAAAGCTTGTTAATCACTCCTCAAGTCTAAGTGAGGAGTGATTAAACTCTGCAACATAAAACTACTATTCAACAAAGGGCAtgcttgaaaattttaaaattaaaaaaatggtaggAAAGAGTGATAGAAGATAGACCGGTGACAATAGCAGTGAGTCCAGATGCATCAATTCCATGAGTAACTTTTTCAGCAGTTGAATTCCCTGAGAATCCAGAAACCCCTTTCTTGCTGAATGGccacatgatgatgatgatggaaaCCCTCTTCTCCGTTACAATTCACAAAGTCAATAGTGCAGATCATGCTTTGGattcaactaaatattttatactgTAGTCATAGACTTGaatgttatttataatattaattttatttggtaTTTAGGTTGAATTGATCTtgaagagttttttttaatattacttGCTGCCAATCCCACTGATGTCATCATTCAAATAAAAACGCAGTCCATATACAAAGTGTGTATTTCTActgtcaaatttatttaattactatACAAATATCATAGAATAACCAGCAGAAAAGTCATGGTTCAAGACCTTatacaaatcatcaaaatataaatataatactcTATCCAAATCATACATAAACAACACCCTATAGCTACCTAATCATTCCTTAATTTACTTTCTGGCTTGAATAATACGCTTTAAAAACTCTAGGAAGATAAACAGgtattaaaaatccaaacaaattaAAGCACCAAAAAGCCATATTAGCCACAGCAAGTGCTCTTCCAGCATAAATCCTTTTATAAGAACCACTGTGCTCTTCTCCAACCTTGGAAATCTCATCTCTAAGCCAATCCACAATAGTGAAAATCCTCCTTGAATTATAAATAACAGGAACAAAAGCTCTTATTGGAGAAGAAAATCCATTTGAAAATGCAACACCTTCCATAAAAACTTGACTagccaaaagaaaaacatgtggTGTAGCTGCTTTAATACCTTCCTTATCACCTTCAAATATTCCATGTAAAATATATGCTATAGGAGCATATAGTCCAATGATTGCTCCtatgaaaacataaattttaaggATCTTGATTTGTTGAGTGAAAATTGGTGGTTGTTCTTTTGAAGGGTGAGATGGAAAAGCAACTTTTGATATGAAGCACATGTAGATTACTGAGAAGAGTACAAATCCAAAATCTTCAGGGCTAACCATGCCACTGGCTGATAAGACAACAACAACAGCTAAACAATTGAGTTGTCGGAATGAGAGGAAACTAGTCTTTCTTTGTGGTGTGCttgttgatttgttgagtgATTTGTCTTGTTCTTCTTTGTGTTcaatttcttgttcttctttTGGTAGGCTAATGTCACAGCCAGTTGGTCCAACTCCACCAGACATTTTTGTGTGTAGCTCAAACAACAGATTTTGTGATCAGGATATTTCTGAGATGGTTTTTTTGAGAGGGAGAATTAAGGGAGGAAGTAGAAAGATAAGGTTACATTAGATGATGGGGTTGAAATGAAGGACAAATGGTTGGTAAAGGGGTAAGGCTCGTGTTCGTGGCTTGAGAAACTCACCTATGTTTTTTTAGTTAGGACATGtgtgatttattgattaaaaattgtGAGTTCCAAGCCTAGAGATTTGGTGTCACactaattataattttgtatgtACCTCCTATAAGAAAGGAGTGAGTGTTTGATTTGAGTATTCTCTCAACCATGTGAATACGTAATGAAGTTAGTTATGGAAAATAGTGAAATTTTGGAGGGAACGAAAGCAACATAGTCATTCACTCATTTCGTTTGCTGTAAGGGTTAAGTGTGGCCATGCAATGGGCAAAATTTTGTGTTCATACGGAAAACAAGTACATTGACAAGTCGAAATT is from Medicago truncatula cultivar Jemalong A17 chromosome 1, MtrunA17r5.0-ANR, whole genome shotgun sequence and encodes:
- the LOC25485063 gene encoding short-chain dehydrogenase TIC 32, chloroplastic isoform X2 gives rise to the protein MWPFSKKGVSGFSGNSTAEKVTHGIDASGLTAIVTGATSGIGVETTRVLALRGVHVIMAVRNKVAANDINEAILKEIPSAKVDVMELDLSSLESVKKFASEFNSSGLPLNILINNAGIMSCPFMLSKDNIELQFATNHLGHFLLTNLLLDTMKKTAHQSKKEGRIVNVSGEAYTFAYSEGIRFDKINDQSSYNKQSAYGQSKLANILHANELARRLKDDGVDIIVNSLHPGIILTNLSRHMGVIHVSIKCDWETCDEKCSAGGSHNMLCSIAPTSEGS
- the LOC25485063 gene encoding short-chain dehydrogenase TIC 32, chloroplastic isoform X1, whose protein sequence is MWPFSKKGVSGFSGNSTAEKVTHGIDASGLTAIVTGATSGIGVETTRVLALRGVHVIMAVRNKVAANDINEAILKEIPSAKVDVMELDLSSLESVKKFASEFNSSGLPLNILINNAGIMSCPFMLSKDNIELQFATNHLGHFLLTNLLLDTMKKTAHQSKKEGRIVNVSGEAYTFAYSEGIRFDKINDQSSYNKQSAYGQSKLANILHANELARRLKDDGVDIIVNSLHPGIILTNLSRHMGVIHGIIQVIGKLVMKNVQQGAATTCYVALHPQVKGVSGEYFSDNNVAKRESQGRDADLAKKLWDFSMNLITKE
- the LOC11425108 gene encoding uncharacterized protein — its product is MSGGVGPTGCDISLPKEEQEIEHKEEQDKSLNKSTSTPQRKTSFLSFRQLNCLAVVVVLSASGMVSPEDFGFVLFSVIYMCFISKVAFPSHPSKEQPPIFTQQIKILKIYVFIGAIIGLYAPIAYILHGIFEGDKEGIKAATPHVFLLASQVFMEGVAFSNGFSSPIRAFVPVIYNSRRIFTIVDWLRDEISKVGEEHSGSYKRIYAGRALAVANMAFWCFNLFGFLIPVYLPRVFKAYYSSQKVN